One genomic segment of Centroberyx gerrardi isolate f3 chromosome 4, fCenGer3.hap1.cur.20231027, whole genome shotgun sequence includes these proteins:
- the LOC139928991 gene encoding fibroblast growth factor 4A-like, which translates to MSSPPSLLPLLLYGLLLCGSSAPLPVISSQRESVRSGKTLALTGSSSWDKREEAAGDRDYLQGIKRLRRLYCNVGIGFHIQVLPDGKITGVHNENRYSLLEISPVERGVVTLFGVRSGLFVAMSNKGKLYGSGHYSEECKFKENLLANNYNAYESAAHPGMYIGLSKTGKTKRGNRVTPTMTVTHFLPRI; encoded by the exons ATGTCGTCGCCACCATCcctgctccctctgctcctgTACGGGCTCCTCCTGTGCggctcctccgctcctctcccaGTCATCAGCAGTCAGAGAGAAAGTGTACGGAGCGGCAAGACGCTGGCCCTGACAGGCAGCAGCTCCTGGGACAAGAGGGAGGAGGCGGCTGGGGACAGAGACTACCTGCAGGGGATTAAGAGACTCAGAAGGCTCTATTGTAATGTGGGCATTGGCTTTCACATCCAAGTCTTACCAGATGGGAAGATCACAGGGGTGCATAATGAAAACAGATACA GTCTTCTAGAAATTTCCccagtggagagaggagtggtGACTCTCTTTGGTGTGAGGAGTGGTCTCTTTGTCGCCATGAGCAACAAGGGGAAACTCTACGGCTCG ggCCATTACAGTGAGGAGTGCAAGTTCAAGGAGAATCTCCTGGCCAACAATTATAATGCCTATGAGTCGGCTGCCCATCCTGGCATGTACATTGGCCTCAGCAAGACTGGAAAAACCAAGAGAGGCAACAGAGTCACGCCCACTATGACCGTCACACACTTCCTGCCCAGGATATGA